In the Malus domestica chromosome 16, GDT2T_hap1 genome, one interval contains:
- the LOC114821937 gene encoding probable galacturonosyltransferase-like 4, with protein MALLSTPTSLPILLGLLSILLFHPITTTSGIRLGFVPRPSPDLPVFREAPAFRNGEQCGSENADGIHVAMTLDANYIRGTMAAVFSLLQHSACPANLYFHFLSAHTTPKFFSSIKSTFPYLNFKTYAFDSDRVRGKISKSIRQALDRPMNYARIYLADILPNEMRRVIYLDSDLVVVDDIAKLWSVDMEDMVVAAPEYCRANFTEYFTNAFWCDQDLSKTFQGRNPCYFNTGVMVVDVDKWRKGGYTQKVEEWMALQKRKRLYHLGSLPPFLLLLAGNIKAVDHRWNQHGLGGDNFEGRCRSLHPGPISLLHWSGKGKPWLRLDSRKPCTVDHLWAPYDLYHSSRHFLEE; from the coding sequence ATGGCCTTGTTGAGTACTCCAACCTCTCTCCCAATACTCCTTGGCCTCCTGTCCATCCTCCTCTTCCACCCCATCACCACCACTTCCGGCATTCGCCTAGGCTTTGTTCCCCGTCCCTCCCCTGACCTTCCCGTCTTCCGTGAAGCGCCTGCCTTCCGAAATGGCGAGCAATGTGGCTCCGAAAATGCGGATGGCATCCATGTTGCCATGACTCTAGATGCCAATTACATTCGCGGCACAATGGCTGCCGTATTCTCTTTGTTGCAACACTCGGCATGCCCGGCAAATCTCTACTTTCACTTCCTCTCCGCGCATACGACGCCCAAGTTCTTTTCCAGCATAAAGTCTACGTTCCCTTACTTAAACTTCAAGACGTATGCCTTTGATTCGGACCGGGTTCGCGGGAAGATATCAAAATCTATAAGACAAGCATTGGATCGGCCTATGAATTATGCTAGAATCTATCTTGCTGACATCCTTCCGAATGAGATGAGACGTGTTATATACTTGGACTCGGACCTCGTTGTGGTGGATGACATTGCCAAGCTATGGAGTGTGGACATGGAAGATATGGTGGTGGCTGCACCGGAATATTGCCGGGCAAATTTCACAGAGTATTTCACTAACGCATTTTGGTGTGACCAGGATTTGTCGAAGACGTTCCAAGGAAGAAACCCGTGTTATTTCAACACAGGAGTGATGGTGGTGGATGTGGATAAATGGAGGAAAGGAGGGTATACACAGAAGGTTGAGGAGTGGATGGCGTTGCAAAAGCGAAAGAGGCTATACCATTTGGGGTCTCTGCCGCCCTTTTTGCTGCTTTTGGCCGGAAACATCAAGGCTGTGGATCACCGGTGGAACCAGCATGGCTTAGGAGGTGACAACTTTGAAGGAAGGTGTAGGAGCCTCCACCCTGGTCCCATTAGTCTTTTGCACTGGAGCGGGAAGGGTAAGCCATGGTTGAGGTTGGACTCCCGGAAGCCATGCACGGTCGATCATCTCTGGGCACCATACGATCTCTACCATTCGTCGAGACACTTTCTGGAAGAATAA
- the LOC103403821 gene encoding AP-5 complex subunit mu, producing MTGGCSIRAIWILNSLDAVVFSRRFPVVEKRWRGVCKSENEISAEGGLNSSVFPLLPSDSELAAAFVDRKRREGSLRGFGVRVSQSAEGSDSWVDDPITRHIIGIYISNEEGGDDNLLWPLILHTKGHYCILVLPMVEPRHLKAFVKLCNRSDCGNAVGVEDSISTILLDLPSITGAFMVAHAIGDIIIGDVAEPEVVVSASPSVGGLLDSLTGSIGISSISSRAKPVAAPVASSTPSGIAATGTVTSDALKTGSRPLDKDALRTFISSSMPFGTPLDLSFPNILSIRVNGFSSSDLPPADLKQPAWKPYLYKGRQRILFSVHETVQAALYDRDEIPDSISISGQINCRAELEGLPDVTFPLIGLNADHIEVLSFHPCVQVPEQGADKQAVIFSPPLGNFVLMRYQAVCGLGPPIKGFYQLSMVSEDKGDFLFKLRLMDGYKSPLAMEFCTVTMPFPTRRVVSFDGTPSVGMVSTTDHSVEWKIVTGGRGLTKSIEATFPGKVQFAPWKPQKSPTSSSAFGSIADEDSDIETDGNNNNMVNVDEFLTEKMSKDLHPADLEEPFCWHAYNYAKVSFKIVGASLSGMSSDPKSVSIYPTVKAPVEFSTQVTSGDYILWNTLGRCPSVAVAKV from the exons ATGACCGGAGGTTGCAGCATCAGAGCCATCTGGATCCTCAACAGTCTCGACGCCGTCGTTTTCTCCAG GAGGTTTCCAGTGGTAGAGAAGCGGTGGAGGGGGGTTTGCAAGAGTGAAAACGAGATTTCGGCCGAGGGTGGTCTTAATTCGAGTGTCTTTCCTTTACTTCCTAGTGATTCAGAGTTAGCCGCCGCATTTGTAGATAGAAAAAGAAG GGAGGGGTCTCTTCGTGGGTTTGGGGTACGCGTAAGTCAGTCAGCTGAAGGCTCAGATTCTTGGGTTGATGATCCAATCACACGTCATATCATAGGAATTTACATTAGCAATGAAGAGGGAGGGGACGATAATCTGCTCTGGCCTTTAATCTTGCACACAAAGGGCCATTATTGCATCCTTGTATTGCCTATGGTGGAGCCCAGGCATTTAAAGGCATTTGTAAAGTTATGTAATAGATCTGATTGTGGCAATGCTGTTGGAGTGGAGGACAGTATATCTACCATTCTGCTTGATCTTCCGTCCATCACAGG TGCTTTTATGGTGGCACATGCTATTGGTGACATAATAATTGGTGATGTGGCGGAACCTGAAGTGGTCGTAAGTGCATCCCCATCTGTCGGAGGATTGTTAGACTCACTAACTGGCAGCATAGGAATATCAAGCATCTCCTCAAGGGCGAAACCTGTAGCTGCACCAGTTGCATCCTCAACCCCTTCCGGCATTGCAGCAACAGGAACTGTTACATCAGATGCTCTCAAGACTGGTTCTAGGCCTTTAGATAAAGATGCTCTCCGAACTTTCATAAGTAGTTCAATGCCCTTTG gaacaccgttggatttgagCTTCCCCAATATTCTTTCCATTAGGGTTAATGGCTTTTCTTCGTCAGATCTTCCTCCTGCAGATCTGAAGCAACCTGCTTGGAAGCCTTACCTATACAAAGGAAGGCAGAGAATACTGTTCTCAGTTCATGAGACTGTCCAAGCTGCTTTGTATGATCGAGACGAGATTCCAGATAGTATATCAATTTCTGGTCAAATAAATTGCCGAGCAGAATTAGAAGGATTGCCCGATGTGACCTTCCCCTTAATAGGGTTGAATGCAGATCACATTGAAGTTTTATCATTTCATCCTTGTGTTCAAGTTCCAGAACAAGGTGCTGATAAGCAAGCTGTGATATTTTCACCCCCGTTAGGTAATTTTGTTCTAATGCGTTACCAAGCAGTTTGTGGTCTTGGACCACCCATAAAAGGATTTTACCAGTTGTCTATGGTCTCCGAAGACAAAGGTGATTTCTTATTCAAATTACGGCTAATGGATGGATACAAGTCTCCTCTTGCTATGGAGTTTTGTACTGTGACTATGCCTTTTCCAACAAGAAGGGTTGTATCTTTTGATGGCACTCCATCGGTTGGAATGGTTTCCACTACAGACCATTCTGTGGAATGGAAGATTGTCACAGGTGGGAGGGGCCTCACCAAAAGTATTGAGGCAACTTTCCCTGGGAAAGTTCAGTTTGCACCATGGAAACCTCAAAAATCACCTACCTCTAGTTCAGCCTTTGGAAGCATAGCTGATGAAGACAGCGATATTGAGACAGATGGTAACAATAATAATATGGTAAATGTAGATGAGTTCCTAACGGAAAAAATGAGCAAGGATCTTCATCCAGCTGATTTGGAGGAGCCATTTTGCTGGCATGCATACAATTATGCCAAG GTGTCGTTCAAGATTGTTGGGGCTTCATTGTCTGGAATGTCATCAGATCCAAAATCT GTAAGCATTTATCCAACCGTTAAAGCCCCAGTGGAGTTCTCTACTCAG GTTACTTCTGGGGATTATATTTTGTGGAATACGTTGGGTAGGTGCCCTTCTGTTGCTGTAGCAAAAGTATAG